Proteins from a genomic interval of Nostoc sp. GT001:
- a CDS encoding LysR family transcriptional regulator: MELRHLRYFIAVAEELHFSKAAERLHIAQPPLSQQIQQLETELGVELFQRKTKRQVQLTEAGQVFLQEAYQLFAQLSKAIDLTQRTGRGEKGQLRVGFTSLVTYDLLPVILRRFREQFLEVELVLQELTTTQQEQALFNRRIHVGFAHPPLEDNTFNQECIQQEGLVVAMLVTHFLARQENISVRELRDENFIMFPRHLAPGLYDQILSLCQQGNFSPKVTQEAIQMQTIIGLVSAGMGIAIVPSSLQNLQRASVVYRTLEEKTPLVETAVVWRQEDMTPVLQEFLQIVRSICG, encoded by the coding sequence ATGGAACTGCGACACCTGCGCTACTTCATTGCTGTAGCTGAAGAACTACACTTTAGTAAAGCCGCAGAGCGACTTCACATCGCTCAACCGCCCTTAAGCCAGCAAATTCAGCAGCTAGAAACAGAACTAGGGGTAGAACTTTTTCAGCGCAAAACCAAACGACAGGTGCAGCTAACGGAAGCCGGACAAGTATTTTTGCAAGAAGCTTATCAATTGTTCGCTCAACTGTCCAAGGCAATTGATCTGACTCAACGGACAGGTAGGGGTGAGAAAGGACAACTACGAGTAGGTTTCACCAGCTTGGTAACTTACGATTTGCTGCCTGTGATTTTGCGGCGGTTTCGAGAACAGTTTCTAGAGGTGGAGTTAGTGTTGCAAGAATTAACCACAACTCAGCAAGAACAAGCGCTATTCAATCGCCGCATCCATGTAGGTTTTGCCCATCCACCTTTAGAAGACAACACTTTCAATCAAGAATGTATTCAGCAAGAAGGACTAGTTGTAGCAATGCTCGTAACTCATTTCTTAGCTAGACAAGAAAATATTTCAGTGCGCGAGCTAAGAGACGAAAATTTTATTATGTTCCCTCGCCATTTGGCTCCCGGACTTTACGATCAAATCCTGAGTCTTTGTCAGCAAGGAAATTTCAGCCCAAAAGTGACTCAAGAAGCAATCCAAATGCAGACAATTATCGGGCTAGTGTCAGCAGGAATGGGGATTGCGATCGTACCGTCTTCTTTGCAAAATCTTCAAAGGGCTAGTGTAGTTTATCGCACTTTAGAAGAAAAAACACCATTAGTAGAAACGGCTGTAGTGTGGCGACAAGAGGATATGACACCTGTTTTACAGGAGTTTCTACAAATTGTGAGAAGTATCTGTGGTTAA
- the ilvD gene encoding dihydroxy-acid dehydratase, producing MSENLRSQVVTQGVQRSPNRAMLRAVGFKDEDFNKAIVGIANGYSTITPCNMGINQLALRAEVGIKSAGAMPQVFGTITISDGISMGTEGMKYSLVSREVIADSIETACTGQSMDGVLAIGGCDKNMPGAMLAIARMNIPAIFVYGGTIKPGHYNGRDLTVVSSFEAVGQYSAGKIDEKELLEVESRACPGAGSCGGMFTANTMSSAFEAMGMSLPYSSTMAAEDAEKADSTEKSAFVLVEAIRKQILPRQIITRKSIENAISVIMAVGGSTNAVLHFLAIARAANVELTLDDFETIRARVPVLCDLKPSGKYVATDLHKAGGIPQVMKMLLAHGLLHGDSLTISGQTIAEILADIPEEPSANQDVIRTWNNPMYAQGHLAILRGNLATEGAVAKITGVKKPVITGPARVFESEEASLDAILAGKIQAGDILVIRYEGPKGGPGMREMLAPTSAIIGAGLGDAVGLITDGRFSGGTYGMVVGHVAPEAAVGGAIALVEEGDSITIDAPARLLQLNISEDELAHRRANWQPPAPRYTKGVLAKYAKLVSSSSLGAVTDLDLFNN from the coding sequence ATGTCGGAGAATTTGAGAAGCCAAGTTGTGACGCAAGGAGTACAGCGATCGCCTAATCGAGCTATGCTGCGGGCAGTTGGTTTTAAAGATGAAGATTTCAATAAAGCCATTGTCGGTATAGCCAACGGTTACAGCACCATCACTCCCTGCAATATGGGAATCAATCAACTGGCACTCAGAGCAGAAGTTGGGATTAAATCTGCCGGGGCGATGCCGCAAGTATTCGGCACGATTACCATTAGCGATGGGATTTCAATGGGAACCGAAGGGATGAAATATTCCCTCGTGTCGCGGGAAGTCATCGCCGATTCCATTGAAACCGCCTGTACTGGGCAAAGTATGGATGGTGTACTAGCCATTGGTGGCTGTGATAAAAATATGCCAGGGGCAATGCTAGCGATCGCGCGGATGAATATTCCTGCTATTTTCGTTTATGGTGGTACAATTAAACCCGGTCACTACAACGGACGTGATTTAACTGTTGTCAGTTCTTTTGAAGCTGTTGGTCAATACAGTGCTGGAAAAATTGACGAAAAAGAATTATTAGAAGTTGAAAGTCGTGCTTGTCCTGGTGCTGGTTCCTGTGGGGGAATGTTCACAGCTAACACCATGTCTTCAGCATTTGAAGCAATGGGAATGAGTTTGCCTTATTCTTCGACAATGGCAGCCGAAGATGCTGAAAAAGCCGACAGCACTGAAAAATCAGCATTTGTGTTAGTCGAAGCCATTCGTAAACAAATCTTGCCTCGTCAAATAATTACCCGCAAATCAATAGAAAATGCCATCTCTGTGATTATGGCGGTGGGTGGTTCGACCAATGCAGTATTACATTTTTTAGCGATCGCTCGCGCTGCTAATGTAGAGTTAACCCTGGATGACTTTGAAACAATCCGCGCCCGTGTTCCTGTTTTGTGTGATTTAAAACCAAGCGGTAAATATGTAGCTACAGACTTGCACAAAGCTGGCGGCATTCCGCAAGTAATGAAGATGTTACTCGCACATGGCTTATTGCATGGTGATAGCCTCACCATTAGCGGACAAACCATTGCAGAGATATTAGCAGACATCCCCGAAGAACCATCTGCCAATCAAGATGTGATTCGGACTTGGAATAACCCGATGTATGCTCAAGGACATTTAGCCATCCTCAGAGGTAATTTGGCAACGGAAGGGGCTGTTGCCAAAATTACCGGGGTGAAAAAACCAGTCATTACTGGGCCTGCACGAGTATTTGAATCGGAAGAAGCCTCTTTAGATGCAATTTTGGCGGGTAAAATTCAAGCTGGTGATATTTTGGTTATCCGCTACGAAGGNCCTAAGGGTGGCCCTGGAATGCGAGAAATGTTGGCTCCCACTTCGGCAATTATCGGCGCTGGTTTGGGTGATGCGGTGGGATTAATTACCGATGGGCGCTTTTCTGGTGGTACTTATGGCATGGTAGTTGGTCATGTGGCTCCAGAAGCAGCAGTTGGTGGTGCGATCGCTCTTGTAGAAGAAGGCGATAGTATTACTATTGATGCACCCGCTCGTTTATTGCAGTTGAATATATCTGAAGACGAATTAGCCCATCGTCGTGCCAACTGGCAACCCCCCGCCCCGCGTTACACTAAAGGCGTGTTGGCGAAATATGCCAAATTGGTATCTTCTAGCAGTCTTGGGGCTGTGACAGATTTGGACTTGTTCAATAACTAG
- a CDS encoding glycosyltransferase family A protein, with the protein MIIIIGDGIVYFLEVPRALKLSIITATYNRPMQLASTALPSIQSQTDRNFEWIVINDGANPDTKDIINSIKAISDFPISYIEMEHPEPSSGFGLCYARNLGLDAAGGDIVSYLDDDNSIAPEFVASMRQYFEQYPNIRYSMARQQRRRDVIRNGSVVRQGKSFVSPSNCCSLQQLLWQQEIFDSNGFVHYRSNAPRWNPQFQVFADYEYLLQCACIWGEGGFGLNNSILVNYIQSSIGIIGSSNYEQWATELSLIVSNQANYFILQDNSVEPLEQLVNTYITKGKISLTPKAFALL; encoded by the coding sequence ATGATTATCATTATTGGTGATGGAATAGTTTATTTTCTGGAAGTCCCTAGAGCTTTGAAACTATCAATTATCACTGCAACCTACAATAGACCTATGCAGCTTGCATCTACTGCACTGCCAAGCATTCAAAGTCAAACTGACCGCAATTTCGAGTGGATTGTCATCAATGATGGCGCTAATCCTGATACCAAAGATATCATCAACAGCATTAAGGCAATATCTGATTTCCCCATCAGTTACATTGAAATGGAACACCCTGAACCGAGCAGTGGCTTTGGCTTGTGCTACGCTCGTAACCTGGGACTAGATGCAGCTGGTGGTGACATTGTTTCATACCTGGACGATGACAACAGCATAGCTCCTGAATTTGTTGCCTCAATGCGGCAGTATTTTGAACAATATCCCAATATCCGATACAGCATGGCAAGACAGCAGCGCCGCCGCGATGTCATCCGCAATGGTAGTGTTGTTCGCCAAGGTAAATCGTTTGTTTCGCCTAGCAATTGCTGCTCCTTACAGCAGCTTCTATGGCAACAAGAGATATTCGACAGCAATGGTTTCGTCCACTACCGAAGCAATGCTCCTAGATGGAACCCCCAGTTTCAAGTATTCGCGGACTACGAGTATTTGCTGCAATGTGCTTGCATCTGGGGTGAAGGTGGCTTTGGTCTCAATAACAGCATTCTTGTTAACTATATTCAGTCTTCTATTGGTATTATTGGTAGTTCCAACTATGAGCAATGGGCAACTGAGCTATCGCTGATTGTCAGTAACCAAGCAAACTATTTCATCCTTCAGGACAATTCTGTTGAACCCTTAGAGCAGCTTGTAAACACTTATATTACTAAAGGAAAAATCTCATTAACGCCAAAAGCATTTGCCCTTCTTTAG
- a CDS encoding ISAzo13 family transposase, protein MVLTDSLKKLLIETAFELKGAAKRKFMAQTVRGLGLGGQRVAQSELGWNRDTIRKGMRELESGITCIDNMSGKGRYKAEEHLPNLLEDIKNIVDSQSQTDPSFKSQRLYSRLSAAEVRKQLIEKYGYSDENLHTSETIRVKLNNLGYKLRRVKKVQPQKKXPQTDAIFEQLNLVNIDASEDKSILRLSMDAKARVKIGSFDRGGKSRDGAKADDHDYNPKTTVTPYGIFLPELDELFLYFTESKVTSDFIVDVLEDFWSCEKHRFSQIKTLLFNQDNGPQNSSRRTQFMKRIVEFAHKYQLNIRLAYYPPYHSKYNPIERTWAILENHWNGSILDEVETALNFASTMKWKGSHPVVKLVHETYENGVKLTKKAMAQIEKQIERLTDSNHEVFPNLGNWFIDICCSKTKVI, encoded by the coding sequence ATAGTATTAACTGATTCTCTCAAAAAGTTGTTGATTGAAACTGCATTTGAATTAAAAGGTGCAGCAAAACGCAAATTTATGGCACAGACAGTTCGGGGCTTAGGTTTAGGAGGGCAAAGGGTTGCACAATCAGAATTAGGATGGAATCGAGATACTATTAGGAAAGGAATGAGAGAATTAGAAAGTGGTATTACTTGCATTGATAACATGAGTGGCAAAGGGCGTTATAAAGCAGAAGAACACCTGCCAAATCTTTTAGAAGATATAAAAAATATAGTAGATTCACAAAGTCAAACTGATCCTAGTTTTAAAAGTCAAAGACTATATAGCAGACTCAGTGCAGCCGAAGTTAGAAAGCAATTAATTGAAAAATATGGTTATAGTGATGAAAATTTACATACATCAGAAACAATTCGAGTCAAATTAAATAATTTAGGTTACAAGCTCAGAAGGGTAAAAAAAGTTCAACCTCAAAAAAAATANCCGCAAACTGATGCCATCTTTGAGCAATTAAACTTAGTTAATATTGATGCTTCGGAAGATAAAAGTATTTTACGTCTAAGCATGGACGCAAAAGCTCGTGTTAAGATTGGCTCATTTGATCGAGGGGGTAAAAGCAGGGATGGAGCGAAAGCTGATGACCATGATTATAATCCAAAAACAACTGTAACTCCTTATGGTATATTTCTTCCAGAGCTTGATGAGCTATTTTTGTACTTTACAGAATCAAAAGTTACCAGTGATTTTATTGTTGATGTTTTAGAAGATTTCTGGTCTTGTGAAAAGCATCGTTTTTCGCAAATTAAAACATTACTTTTCAATCAAGATAATGGGCCGCAGAATAGTTCACGGCGTACCCAATTTATGAAACGTATAGTAGAGTTTGCTCACAAGTATCAACTAAATATACGTTTAGCTTACTACCCTCCATATCATAGTAAATATAATCCAATAGAAAGGACATGGGCAATACTAGAGAATCATTGGAATGGCAGCATTCTAGATGAAGTGGAGACAGCTTTAAACTTTGCTAGTACTATGAAATGGAAAGGTTCTCATCCAGTAGTTAAGCTAGTACACGAAACTTATGAGAATGGGGTAAAGCTTACAAAAAAAGCTATGGCTCAAATTGAAAAACAGATTGAGCGGCTAACCGATTCTAATCATGAAGTTTTCCCAAATTTAGGTAATTGGTTTATTGATATTTGTTGTAGTAAGACAAAAGTTATTTGA
- a CDS encoding bifunctional 5,10-methylenetetrahydrofolate dehydrogenase/5,10-methenyltetrahydrofolate cyclohydrolase, with the protein MTLIDGQLIREHVKQECQKYKSIFQASQKEVAIIRFESSENASNELRARYEAARISAEQKVAIFNAIGITPNYIVLSPNIAVEQFDGIVQSINENTQVTAAIVQYPIPAKFTSSIGLLEPQKDIDIVRRQSNNFFESCATAEGIARIVESYAQRDSNVAVVGGGGFVGNGVIKYLEASRISCFCLEDGDDLTRTQEADIVVSVTGRRGIFTDYVLPSHRLVVDGGFIPTASGAAGDVARSAYRIPQNITPVPGGVGPIEMAILAERLVKMDLGIELGKWDYQQLQQEQMQRATIIAPIARVFFAQQATAYPQSIRTEKENLFVLEGSNYQISFNSTTQSLTVARTNEKLTLIRLTLASNQIETARGITNEDIARWQQIQTAIDSTITQSTDRGIGDFQRINYSKKNKRQVFSRMIIILRGRKGVAEGNPFSPPHLCMKNLYTCRLL; encoded by the coding sequence ATGACGCTCATAGACGGACAGTTAATACGAGAACACGTAAAGCAAGAATGTCAAAAATACAAATCCATATTTCAAGCATCTCAAAAAGAAGTAGCAATCATCAGATTTGAGTCTTCAGAAAATGCCAGCAATGAATTAAGAGCTAGATATGAAGCAGCCAGAATCTCAGCAGAACAAAAAGTAGCTATTTTCAACGCTATTGGCATTACTCCCAATTATATTGTGCTATCACCCAATATCGCAGTAGAGCAATTTGATGGCATTGTTCAATCCATTAACGAAAACACCCAAGTCACTGCTGCTATTGTTCAATATCCAATTCCAGCTAAGTTTACAAGCTCAATTGGGCTATTAGAGCCACAAAAAGATATAGATATCGTCCGCAGACAAAGCAACAATTTCTTTGAAAGTTGTGCTACTGCTGAAGGAATCGCCAGAATTGTTGAATCCTACGCACAAAGAGATTCCAATGTTGCAGTTGTCGGCGGAGGTGGCTTTGTGGGCAATGGTGTCATCAAATATTTAGAAGCAAGTAGAATCAGCTGTTTCTGTTTGGAAGACGGCGATGACCTGACTAGAACTCAAGAAGCTGACATTGTAGTATCAGTCACCGGAAGACGAGGAATTTTCACGGACTATGTACTCCCCTCTCATCGCTTGGTTGTCGATGGTGGCTTTATACCTACTGCTTCTGGTGCTGCTGGCGATGTAGCTCGCAGTGCTTACAGAATCCCCCAGAACATTACGCCCGTCCCTGGAGGTGTTGGCCCAATAGAAATGGCAATTTTAGCAGAACGTTTGGTAAAAATGGATTTGGGCATAGAACTTGGGAAATGGGACTATCAGCAATTACAGCAAGAACAGATGCAACGCGCTACTATAATTGCCCCCATAGCTAGAGTGTTCTTCGCACAGCAAGCAACTGCGTATCCTCAATCCATTCGCACAGAAAAAGAAAACCTATTTGTCTTGGAAGGTAGTAACTACCAGATCAGCTTCAATAGCACCACGCAAAGTTTAACTGTTGCCAGAACCAATGAAAAGCTAACGCTAATTCGACTAACTCTTGCAAGTAATCAAATTGAAACCGCCAGGGGTATAACAAACGAGGATATAGCAAGATGGCAGCAAATTCAAACTGCGATCGATTCAACAATAACGCAATCAACTGATAGAGGTATAGGGGACTTCCAAAGAATAAATTATTCCAAGAAAAACAAGAGACAGGTTTTCTCAAGAATGATAATCATTTTAAGGGGGAGAAAAGGGGTTGCCGAGGGCAACCCCTTTTCTCCCCCTCATCTATGCATGAAGAATCTATACACTTGTCGTCTGCTTTGA
- a CDS encoding DUF6884 domain-containing protein has translation MKLGFYPVLGKSDFVRSKGEKIPIWQLLEYQPVGWLYSLAIKAEIVPDSPIIHDCGSFNYREQDIPTLNGKYVDAHWSIHRYRERSKVGDIIVCPDHLLVGENIRERQEYNLKQAETFIQLAKSYLPNRIPLAVIHGQSLSERLEVAKYLLGLGYRHLGIGGLVSQAREYSINLHIIKTITQVVRSLINSERVLPKAGAMPAAGVAIAPLHEPNAHLHVFGLCSPQYAKAFIQMGLSFDGSTFIREGLGGGMFVSHEEKLIRIPTHYAPKCNCHVCRVLNRHRIDPRLTNKGRTHTMGRIAHNLNLVISTYRKFTPKEKVYLVAGCGKQLTYPAAAKDLYYSQHFQACRRYVEEQESRWYILSPLHQVINPEAIIKPYDKSPYSLSHQERILWAQQVAENLIQVASPEIEFVFLTGKLYRQEVTPILKAKGYETKVPMQHLAIGQQLAWIKKELEQEKQLVLDI, from the coding sequence ATGAAATTAGGTTTCTATCCAGTATTGGGTAAGAGCGATTTTGTTAGAAGCAAGGGTGAAAAAATTCCAATCTGGCAGTTGCTTGAGTATCAGCCTGTGGGGTGGCTATACTCACTCGCAATCAAGGCAGAAATTGTTCCAGATAGTCCCATTATTCATGACTGTGGATCATTTAACTACCGTGAGCAAGATATCCCCACTCTAAACGGTAAATATGTTGATGCCCACTGGTCTATTCATAGATATCGAGAACGCTCAAAGGTCGGCGATATTATTGTTTGTCCCGACCATTTACTTGTTGGAGAAAATATCAGGGAACGGCAAGAATACAACCTTAAACAAGCAGAAACATTTATCCAACTTGCTAAAAGTTATCTTCCCAACAGAATACCCCTAGCAGTCATCCACGGGCAGTCTCTCAGTGAACGCCTTGAAGTAGCAAAATATCTTTTGGGACTGGGATACCGTCATCTCGGCATCGGTGGGCTTGTTTCCCAGGCGAGAGAGTATTCGATTAACTTACACATTATCAAAACAATCACTCAAGTTGTGAGATCGCTAATTAACTCGGAACGAGTATTGCCGAAAGCGGGTGCGATGCCTGCGGCGGGCGTAGCCATCGCACCATTGCACGAGCCAAATGCTCACCTGCACGTTTTTGGATTATGCTCGCCCCAGTATGCCAAAGCTTTTATTCAGATGGGACTATCCTTTGATGGTTCAACTTTTATCCGGGAAGGACTAGGCGGTGGGATGTTCGTCAGCCACGAGGAAAAATTAATTCGGATACCAACCCACTATGCGCCAAAGTGCAACTGTCATGTTTGCAGGGTTCTCAACCGACATAGGATTGACCCTCGGCTGACAAACAAAGGACGGACGCATACTATGGGAAGAATCGCCCACAACCTCAATCTGGTGATCAGCACCTACAGAAAGTTCACTCCCAAGGAAAAAGTCTACCTGGTTGCTGGATGTGGCAAGCAGCTTACCTACCCTGCTGCCGCCAAAGACTTATATTATTCCCAGCACTTTCAAGCGTGCCGTCGCTACGTAGAAGAACAAGAGTCAAGATGGTATATCCTCTCACCTTTACATCAAGTTATTAACCCAGAAGCAATCATCAAACCCTACGACAAATCCCCCTATTCCTTATCACATCAGGAACGTATACTATGGGCGCAACAAGTAGCAGAAAACCTCATACAAGTTGCGTCCCCGGAAATAGAGTTTGTATTCTTGACGGGCAAGCTTTACAGACAGGAGGTAACGCCCATTTTAAAAGCAAAGGGATATGAGACAAAAGTACCAATGCAGCACCTAGCCATTGGACAGCAACTTGCCTGGATAAAGAAGGAACTGGAGCAAGAAAAACAGCTTGTTTTAGATATATAA